In one Desulfomicrobium escambiense DSM 10707 genomic region, the following are encoded:
- a CDS encoding GspE/PulE family protein: MNLDNGNGQAFNPIISLLVREGFLSEQQADYARRVASRLHMAKPLSEVVLELGYVTDEQMRQTIRRNQGELRIGDLLGGLGYLTDEELDRALALQAQEGRQQKLGDILIQHKFLADDKLTEILALQLGLPVLELTAKEPDPGLLGRGPVEYYEQYRFVPYDMQTDGSIRIAFVDPLDPRSLDAARDYFGKNIVVCITRVSQLDEILAKRKEELRLGAASDQGRLNVVEIANTIVLAAFKRGASDIHVEPMSDRLRVRFRVDGVMVNFRDYPIGVVASLVSRFKIMCGADIAEKRRHQDGRLIFNHMGVQIDLRMSFYVTVYGEQIVMRLLKSQEELLPMHELGMLPGMLNRFMEEALDAPSGVIMVTGPTGSGKSTTVYSCINYLNRPDVSIITAEDPVEYKVRGIGQCSIMPSIGLTFEETLKHIVRQDPDIVVIGEVRDHFSAVMCIQTALTGHKVLTTFHTEDSIGALVRLLDMDIEPFLVSSTLSCVLAQRLVRKVCPHCAVPYQPDLSQLRRIGCTYGDLAGAEFRKGRGCAACRHSGYKGRLAVYEMLIPEVFIRDAVLQRRTTHELREISLEKAGLVSLLEDGITKAALGITTVDEILRTLPRVHKPRPLVELRRILGA, encoded by the coding sequence ATGAATCTGGATAACGGCAACGGACAGGCTTTCAACCCCATCATCTCGCTTCTTGTCCGCGAAGGGTTCCTGAGCGAGCAACAGGCGGACTATGCGCGACGCGTGGCCTCCAGGCTGCATATGGCCAAGCCGTTGTCCGAAGTGGTGCTCGAGCTCGGCTATGTCACGGACGAGCAGATGCGCCAGACCATCCGCCGCAACCAGGGCGAGCTGCGCATCGGCGACCTGCTGGGCGGGCTCGGCTATCTGACCGACGAGGAACTGGACCGCGCCTTGGCCTTGCAGGCCCAGGAGGGGCGCCAGCAGAAGCTCGGCGACATTCTCATCCAACATAAATTTCTGGCCGACGACAAGCTGACGGAAATCCTGGCCCTGCAGCTCGGGCTGCCGGTTTTGGAGCTGACGGCCAAGGAGCCCGACCCCGGCCTGCTCGGGCGCGGGCCGGTGGAGTATTACGAGCAGTACCGCTTCGTGCCCTACGACATGCAGACGGACGGCTCCATCCGCATCGCCTTTGTCGATCCTCTGGACCCGCGCAGCCTGGACGCGGCGCGGGACTATTTCGGCAAGAACATCGTCGTGTGCATCACCCGGGTCAGCCAGCTCGACGAGATCCTGGCCAAGCGCAAGGAAGAGCTGCGCCTGGGCGCGGCCTCGGACCAGGGACGCCTCAACGTCGTCGAAATCGCCAACACCATCGTGCTGGCCGCCTTCAAGCGCGGAGCCAGCGACATCCACGTCGAGCCCATGTCCGACCGTCTGCGCGTGCGCTTCCGCGTCGACGGGGTCATGGTCAATTTCCGCGATTACCCCATCGGCGTGGTCGCGTCCCTGGTCAGCCGCTTCAAGATCATGTGCGGCGCCGACATCGCCGAAAAGCGCCGCCACCAGGACGGCCGGCTCATCTTCAACCATATGGGCGTGCAGATCGACCTGCGCATGTCCTTCTACGTCACGGTCTACGGCGAACAGATCGTCATGCGCCTGCTCAAGAGCCAGGAGGAACTCCTGCCCATGCACGAGCTGGGCATGCTGCCGGGCATGCTGAACCGTTTCATGGAGGAGGCCCTCGACGCGCCTTCGGGCGTGATCATGGTCACGGGCCCCACGGGCTCGGGCAAGTCGACGACGGTCTACAGCTGCATCAACTACCTGAACCGCCCCGACGTGAGCATCATCACGGCCGAAGACCCCGTGGAGTACAAGGTGCGCGGCATCGGCCAGTGCTCCATCATGCCCTCCATCGGCCTGACCTTCGAGGAGACCCTCAAGCACATTGTCCGCCAGGACCCGGACATCGTGGTCATCGGCGAGGTCCGCGACCATTTTTCGGCCGTCATGTGCATCCAGACCGCCCTGACCGGCCACAAGGTCCTGACGACCTTCCATACCGAGGACAGCATCGGAGCCTTGGTGCGCTTGCTTGATATGGACATCGAGCCATTTCTGGTGTCCTCGACCCTGTCCTGCGTTCTGGCGCAGCGTCTCGTGCGCAAGGTCTGCCCGCACTGCGCCGTGCCCTATCAGCCCGACCTGAGCCAGCTCAGGCGCATCGGGTGCACATACGGCGACCTGGCCGGGGCGGAGTTCCGCAAGGGCCGGGGGTGCGCCGCCTGCCGGCACAGCGGCTACAAGGGCCGGCTCGCCGTGTACGAAATGCTCATCCCCGAAGTATTCATCCGCGACGCGGTCCTGCAGCGCAGGACAACCCATGAACTCCGGGAGATCAGCCTGGAGAAGGCCGGCCTGGTCTCCCTGCTCGAAGACGGCATCACCAAGGCCGCTCTCGGGATCACCACCGTGGACGAAATCCTGCGGACCCTGCCGCGCGTGCACAAGCCTCGGCCCCTGGTCGAGCTGCGCCGCATACTCGGAGCGTAA
- a CDS encoding PilZ domain-containing protein: MDKVYADKQGKAVFQCPECGFKTAFDASSYREKDSRIKIKCRCGVSVPVLIEFRAYYRRPVALSGWCHVHRTEELLEIRVNDLSMSGLSFTAEGGTGESPAELEVGDALTVQFRLDRPPHDLIQRRGEVRNIRETAVGVRFSKSEYDKELGFYLLR; this comes from the coding sequence ATGGACAAAGTATATGCCGACAAGCAGGGAAAGGCTGTTTTCCAGTGTCCGGAGTGCGGGTTCAAAACGGCCTTCGATGCTTCCAGCTACCGCGAGAAAGACAGCCGCATCAAGATCAAGTGCCGTTGCGGCGTGAGTGTTCCCGTTCTCATCGAATTCCGTGCGTATTATCGCCGACCGGTTGCCCTGTCCGGCTGGTGCCATGTGCACAGGACCGAGGAGCTTCTGGAGATTCGCGTCAACGACCTGTCCATGAGCGGCCTGTCCTTTACCGCCGAGGGCGGTACAGGCGAGAGCCCGGCCGAGCTTGAAGTCGGCGACGCCCTCACGGTGCAGTTTCGGTTGGACCGTCCTCCGCACGATCTGATACAGAGGCGTGGTGAGGTGCGCAATATCAGGGAGACCGCCGTCGGAGTGCGATTCTCCAAAAGCGAATACGACAAGGAACTGGGTTTCTACCTTTTACGCTGA
- the pheT gene encoding phenylalanine--tRNA ligase subunit beta: protein MLLSLNWLREFVPYTGDAQTLADRLTMLGLEVEEIGHPFAALEKIVVGFVAECAAHPSSDHLSVCRVDIGTGELLDIVCGAPNVAAGQKVPVAPVGTIMPGGLEIKKAKLRGQTSCGMICSEREMGLGENHDGIMVLDADLAVGTPICEALGLDRTVLDVSITPNRADCLSVLGLAREVAAAFGLPLSVPQTELTEGGDAFENFRIEPDPALCPLYQARLIRGVKIGPSPAWLRYRLIAVGLRPINNIVDVTNYVMMECGQPLHAFDRDLLRGARIRVGLAEDGMRLITLDGQERLLTGRDLLIWDDERPVALAGVMGGANSEIGDGSTTVLLESAVFDPASIRKTARRLGLSSDASYRFERGVDQIGNTHAMNRAAALMAAVSGGVVAPGVAKAEPSPYAARVINFSPAKATKLLGVDMAPGFCRETLASLGCAIDEGEPWKVTAPSFRLDLEREVDLIEEVARVYGMDRIEAVLPTVKKSLRDLDKADPTFAFLNQVKEWGRGIGLAEVVNYSFVGTADLDRCGLPAEGRVHIFNPLSEEMNVLRTELAPGLLGSLRQNMSQDNTRIRIFEVAHTFVQDPDSDTLTRENNRLAILLHGGRFPARYPYPEGGLGYEDVKGLVEHLLMSLGVGAAAFERGGEHPYLAPEVLVRTGETTVGRLGRIREDLADAYQARGEVWFADLDLDLLMSLRRSAAFRAIPRFPVVRRDMTLVAAPGLAIGAVVDTVKAMNEPLLEDVYLVDIFTPAGSEERNLSYRFVFRHPERTLKDKEVEKINQRIGQHLVAKLPVRFS from the coding sequence ATGCTTTTGAGTCTCAACTGGTTGCGGGAATTCGTGCCCTACACGGGCGACGCCCAAACGCTGGCCGACCGGCTGACCATGCTCGGCCTCGAGGTCGAGGAGATCGGCCACCCCTTCGCCGCCCTGGAGAAGATCGTGGTCGGCTTTGTCGCCGAGTGCGCGGCGCATCCTTCCTCTGACCACCTCTCGGTCTGCAGGGTCGACATCGGAACGGGCGAACTGCTCGACATCGTCTGCGGCGCGCCCAACGTGGCAGCGGGCCAGAAGGTGCCCGTTGCGCCCGTGGGCACGATCATGCCCGGCGGCCTGGAGATCAAGAAGGCCAAGCTGCGCGGCCAGACCTCGTGCGGCATGATCTGCTCCGAGCGCGAGATGGGCCTGGGCGAGAACCATGATGGCATCATGGTCCTGGACGCCGACCTGGCCGTGGGCACGCCCATCTGCGAGGCCCTGGGCCTGGACCGGACCGTTCTCGACGTGAGCATCACGCCCAACCGCGCCGACTGCCTCTCGGTTCTCGGCCTGGCCCGCGAAGTGGCGGCCGCCTTCGGCCTGCCCCTGTCCGTGCCGCAGACGGAGCTGACCGAGGGCGGCGACGCCTTCGAGAATTTCCGCATCGAACCCGACCCGGCCCTGTGCCCCCTGTACCAGGCCCGGCTCATCCGCGGCGTGAAGATCGGGCCGAGCCCGGCCTGGCTGCGCTACCGGCTCATCGCCGTGGGCCTGCGGCCCATCAACAACATCGTCGACGTGACCAACTACGTCATGATGGAGTGCGGCCAGCCCCTGCACGCCTTTGACCGCGACCTGCTGCGCGGCGCCCGCATCCGCGTCGGCCTGGCCGAGGACGGCATGCGCCTGATAACCCTCGACGGCCAGGAGCGCCTGCTTACGGGCCGCGACCTGCTCATCTGGGACGACGAGCGCCCGGTGGCGCTGGCCGGGGTCATGGGCGGGGCCAACTCCGAGATCGGCGACGGCAGCACCACGGTCCTGCTGGAGAGCGCGGTCTTCGACCCGGCCTCCATCCGCAAGACGGCCCGCAGGCTGGGCCTGTCCAGCGACGCCTCCTACCGTTTCGAGCGCGGGGTGGACCAGATTGGCAACACCCACGCCATGAACCGCGCGGCCGCGCTCATGGCCGCGGTCTCGGGCGGCGTCGTGGCCCCAGGCGTGGCCAAGGCCGAGCCCAGTCCCTATGCGGCGCGCGTCATCAATTTCTCCCCGGCCAAGGCCACGAAACTTCTGGGCGTGGACATGGCTCCGGGCTTCTGCCGCGAGACCCTGGCCAGCCTGGGCTGCGCCATCGACGAGGGCGAACCGTGGAAGGTCACGGCCCCGTCCTTCCGCCTGGACCTGGAGCGTGAGGTGGACCTCATCGAGGAGGTGGCCCGCGTCTACGGCATGGACCGCATCGAAGCCGTGCTGCCCACGGTCAAGAAGAGCCTCCGGGACCTGGACAAGGCCGACCCGACGTTTGCCTTCCTGAACCAGGTCAAGGAGTGGGGACGCGGCATCGGCCTGGCCGAGGTCGTCAACTACAGCTTCGTCGGCACGGCCGACCTGGACCGCTGCGGCTTGCCGGCCGAGGGACGCGTGCACATCTTCAACCCCTTGAGCGAGGAGATGAACGTCCTGCGCACGGAACTGGCCCCGGGGCTGCTGGGCTCCCTGCGCCAGAACATGAGCCAGGACAATACGCGCATCCGCATCTTCGAGGTGGCCCACACCTTTGTCCAGGACCCGGACAGCGACACCCTGACCCGCGAGAACAATCGCCTGGCCATCCTGCTGCACGGCGGCCGTTTCCCGGCCCGTTACCCGTATCCCGAAGGGGGCCTGGGCTACGAGGACGTGAAGGGCCTGGTGGAGCACCTGCTCATGAGCCTTGGCGTGGGCGCGGCCGCCTTCGAGCGCGGCGGCGAGCATCCCTATCTGGCGCCGGAGGTGCTGGTCCGGACGGGCGAAACGACCGTCGGCCGGCTCGGACGGATCCGCGAGGACCTGGCCGACGCCTATCAGGCCAGGGGCGAGGTCTGGTTCGCGGACCTTGATCTCGATTTGCTCATGAGCCTGCGCCGCAGCGCCGCGTTCCGGGCCATCCCGAGATTCCCGGTCGTGCGTCGCGACATGACTCTCGTCGCGGCGCCAGGCCTTGCAATCGGCGCGGTAGTTGATACGGTCAAGGCAATGAACGAGCCCCTGCTCGAGGACGTCTACCTTGTGGACATCTTCACTCCCGCGGGGAGCGAGGAGCGCAACCTGTCCTATCGGTTCGTTTTCCGCCACCCGGAGCGGACCCTGAAGGACAAGGAAGTGGAGAAAATCAACCAACGCATCGGCCAGCATCTGGTCGCAAAGCTGCCTGTCCGCTTTTCCTGA
- a CDS encoding pyridoxal phosphate-dependent aminotransferase, with protein MKLAQRITSIKPSATLTINTKAQELRAAGRQIVSLAVGEPDFRTPEHVCEAARQAMEQGFTRYTPVPGIPELRTAVAGYFGTFYGVDAAMDNVVVTNGGKQSLYNLFQVLLDPGDEVIVPAPYWVSYPALVQLADGVPVFVATEPQNDFLVSVEQLEAARTPRTRCLIMNTPSNPTGCHYTQEQLDAIAAWAVDRGIFVIADEIYDQLVYAPAKPASLAPWWQRHPESFAVVNGLAKSFAMTGWRVGYTLAHADLIKAMTKIQGQSTSNICSIAQKAALAALTGGWECLTPMLAAFVRRRDLGLAKVLAWGDVICPKPAGAFYLFPQVDAYYTPEVPDSTALCGLLLDRAGVALVPGAAFGDDRCIRISYALDDETLSDCLDKVGQVLHDLKK; from the coding sequence ATGAAACTGGCGCAACGCATCACCAGCATCAAGCCTTCCGCGACCCTGACCATCAACACCAAGGCCCAGGAGTTGCGCGCCGCCGGTCGGCAGATCGTCAGCCTGGCCGTCGGCGAGCCCGACTTTCGCACACCCGAGCACGTCTGCGAAGCGGCGCGTCAGGCCATGGAGCAGGGCTTCACCCGCTATACCCCGGTACCGGGCATCCCCGAACTGCGCACGGCCGTGGCCGGGTATTTCGGCACATTCTACGGCGTGGACGCGGCCATGGACAACGTGGTCGTGACCAACGGCGGCAAGCAGAGCCTCTACAACCTGTTCCAGGTGCTCCTCGACCCTGGCGACGAGGTCATCGTCCCGGCCCCCTACTGGGTCAGCTATCCGGCCCTGGTGCAGCTGGCAGACGGCGTGCCGGTCTTCGTCGCCACGGAGCCGCAGAACGACTTCCTGGTCAGCGTGGAGCAGCTGGAGGCGGCCCGCACGCCGCGCACGCGCTGCCTGATCATGAACACCCCGTCCAACCCCACGGGCTGCCATTACACGCAGGAGCAGCTCGACGCCATCGCGGCCTGGGCCGTGGACAGGGGCATCTTCGTCATCGCCGACGAAATCTATGACCAGCTGGTCTACGCCCCGGCCAAGCCCGCCTCCCTGGCGCCGTGGTGGCAGCGGCATCCCGAGAGTTTCGCCGTGGTCAACGGCCTGGCCAAGAGCTTCGCCATGACCGGCTGGCGCGTGGGCTACACCCTGGCCCACGCCGATCTGATCAAGGCCATGACCAAGATTCAGGGCCAGTCCACCTCCAACATCTGCTCCATCGCCCAGAAGGCCGCCCTGGCCGCGCTGACGGGCGGCTGGGAATGCCTAACGCCCATGCTCGCGGCCTTCGTGCGCCGCCGCGACCTCGGCCTGGCCAAGGTCCTGGCCTGGGGCGACGTGATCTGCCCCAAGCCGGCCGGCGCCTTTTACCTGTTCCCGCAGGTGGACGCCTACTACACGCCCGAAGTGCCGGATTCGACCGCGCTGTGCGGCCTGCTGCTGGACAGGGCCGGCGTGGCCCTAGTCCCCGGCGCGGCTTTCGGCGACGACCGTTGCATCCGCATTTCCTACGCCCTGGACGACGAGACCCTGTCCGACTGCCTGGACAAGGTCGGCCAGGTGCTCCACGACCTGAAGAAATAA
- a CDS encoding ATP-binding protein, whose translation MKLNPFRVDPAHPFQLVKFLSISTLVLILGSSSLMSVFMTNYAKRALLKKNTAFAQLLAENLNHQIYRRFTLPVVLGFGRVELKRKDQYERLEQVIESTIHSFHVRELRIFDEQSEVAYSTDANQIGNTDMGGKEVREAIEKGERSFVLQNNLNVWDVVFAFDLQPGDVVLRTVHPLRAERDLRFRDQPGPLLGVLEFTQDITSDYETVLHLQRLIILTTFLGSAALYALIFFLIRKADRVLDERLRDKERLEKELQQNEKLASMGRMVASIAHEIRNPLGIIRSSAELLLKREKAQGGGNASILEAIFHESKRLSQTVNDFLDYARPRQPSLEDVDLEKVIRHAVGFLTQEGQEHGVSVESTLPPGYMVQGDRDLLYRGFYNLISNAIQACDGGGRVGIAPVCHDGQTGVLIRDTGPGFDAKQLERYIEPFFTTKETGTGLGLAITNSIFQIHGAELTLRNGENGGAEALVVFSEPC comes from the coding sequence ATGAAGCTCAACCCCTTTCGCGTCGATCCGGCCCATCCCTTTCAGTTGGTCAAGTTCCTGTCCATCAGCACCCTGGTGCTGATCCTGGGTTCGAGCAGCCTCATGTCGGTATTCATGACCAACTACGCCAAGAGGGCGCTGCTGAAGAAGAACACGGCCTTTGCCCAACTCCTGGCCGAAAACCTGAACCACCAGATCTACCGCCGCTTCACCCTGCCCGTGGTGCTCGGCTTCGGCCGGGTGGAGCTCAAGCGCAAGGACCAGTACGAGCGGCTGGAGCAGGTCATCGAGTCGACCATCCATTCCTTCCACGTCCGCGAGCTGCGCATCTTCGACGAGCAGAGCGAGGTGGCCTACAGCACCGACGCGAACCAGATCGGCAATACCGACATGGGCGGCAAGGAGGTGCGCGAGGCCATCGAGAAGGGCGAGCGCAGCTTCGTGCTGCAGAACAACCTGAACGTATGGGATGTCGTTTTCGCCTTCGACCTGCAGCCCGGGGACGTGGTCCTGCGCACGGTCCATCCCCTGCGCGCCGAGCGGGACCTGCGCTTTCGCGACCAGCCCGGGCCGCTCCTGGGCGTGCTCGAGTTCACCCAGGACATCACCAGCGACTACGAGACCGTCCTGCACCTGCAGCGCCTCATCATCCTGACCACCTTCCTCGGTTCGGCGGCCCTCTACGCCCTGATCTTCTTTCTCATCCGCAAGGCCGACCGCGTGCTCGACGAGCGCCTGCGGGACAAGGAACGTCTGGAGAAGGAGCTGCAGCAGAACGAGAAGCTCGCGTCCATGGGACGCATGGTCGCCAGCATCGCCCACGAGATCCGCAACCCCCTAGGCATCATCCGCAGCAGCGCGGAGCTGCTCCTCAAGCGCGAAAAGGCCCAGGGCGGAGGCAACGCGAGCATTCTGGAGGCCATCTTCCACGAGTCCAAGCGCCTGAGCCAGACGGTCAACGACTTCCTCGACTACGCGCGGCCCAGGCAGCCGTCCCTGGAGGACGTGGATCTGGAGAAGGTCATCCGCCATGCCGTGGGCTTCCTGACCCAGGAAGGGCAGGAGCACGGCGTCAGCGTGGAGAGCACGCTGCCTCCGGGCTACATGGTCCAGGGGGACCGGGACCTTTTGTACCGGGGCTTCTACAATCTCATCAGCAACGCCATTCAGGCCTGCGACGGGGGCGGGCGGGTCGGCATCGCGCCCGTGTGCCACGACGGCCAGACCGGCGTGCTGATCCGGGACACGGGGCCCGGCTTTGACGCCAAGCAGCTCGAACGCTACATCGAACCCTTCTTCACGACCAAGGAGACGGGGACAGGCCTGGGACTGGCCATCACCAACTCCATATTCCAGATTCACGGCGCGGAGCTGACCCTGCGCAACGGCGAGAACGGAGGCGCGGAAGCCCTCGTGGTCTTTTCCGAGCCGTGCTAG
- the pgi gene encoding glucose-6-phosphate isomerase — protein MIDQTAPWKALADHVSEVPNLRELFDRDPGRFERFSVSGAGIFLDYSKNLITEKTVSLLLELAREADVAGRMRAMFAGERINSTENRAVLHTALRRRADEPLILDGVDVVGEVHAVLGQMDAFTRRVRSGEWKGYTGGRITDVVNIGIGGSDLGPCMVTEALGFYRHKDMRFHFVSNIDGTHIARVLESVRPESTLFIIASKTFTTQETLTNAHTARAWFLDSGAGEGDVARHFVALSTNEKAVTTFGIDPANMFAFWDWVGGRYSLWSCIGLSIALAVGMDNFRELLAGARDMDEHFRTAPFERNIPVLLAMLGVWYRNFLGFESHAILPYDQYLSRLPAYMQQADMESNGKGVTRSGQPVTCATGPILWGEPGTNGQHAFYQLLHQGTTVVPCDFLAAVNPLHDIGEHHTILLANFLAQTEALMRGRTLEEAERELSSLPPDKRAALAPHKVFPGNRPTNSILYDRLTPRALGSLIAMYEHKIFVQGSVWGVNSYDQMGVELGKQLAGVILPELQGKGAATHDSSTSGLLRYCLDRRRA, from the coding sequence GTGATCGATCAGACCGCCCCCTGGAAAGCGCTTGCCGACCATGTGTCCGAAGTACCGAACCTGCGGGAGCTCTTTGATCGGGACCCGGGGCGCTTCGAGCGGTTTTCCGTTTCTGGCGCCGGAATCTTCCTGGACTATTCCAAGAACCTGATCACCGAGAAGACCGTCTCCCTCCTGCTGGAGCTGGCCCGCGAGGCCGATGTGGCCGGACGGATGCGGGCCATGTTCGCCGGGGAGCGCATCAACTCGACCGAGAACCGGGCCGTGCTGCACACCGCCCTGCGCAGACGTGCCGATGAACCCCTCATCCTTGACGGCGTCGACGTGGTCGGCGAGGTGCACGCGGTGCTCGGGCAGATGGACGCCTTCACGCGGCGCGTGCGGTCCGGGGAGTGGAAGGGGTACACGGGCGGGCGCATCACCGACGTGGTCAACATCGGCATCGGCGGGTCGGACCTGGGCCCCTGCATGGTCACCGAGGCCCTGGGCTTCTACCGGCACAAGGACATGCGTTTTCATTTCGTGTCCAACATCGACGGCACGCACATCGCCCGCGTGCTCGAGTCGGTGCGGCCGGAATCGACCCTCTTCATCATCGCCTCCAAGACCTTCACCACCCAGGAAACCCTGACCAACGCCCACACGGCACGCGCCTGGTTTCTGGACTCCGGGGCGGGGGAGGGCGACGTGGCCAGGCATTTCGTGGCGCTGTCGACCAACGAGAAGGCCGTCACGACCTTCGGCATCGACCCGGCCAACATGTTCGCCTTCTGGGACTGGGTCGGCGGGCGCTATTCCCTGTGGTCCTGCATCGGCCTGTCCATCGCCCTGGCCGTAGGCATGGACAATTTCCGCGAGCTGCTGGCCGGGGCGCGGGACATGGACGAGCACTTCCGTACGGCCCCCTTCGAGCGGAACATCCCGGTCCTGCTGGCCATGCTCGGCGTGTGGTACCGCAACTTCCTGGGCTTCGAGTCCCACGCCATACTGCCCTACGACCAGTACCTGTCGAGGCTGCCCGCCTATATGCAGCAGGCCGACATGGAAAGTAACGGCAAGGGCGTGACCCGGAGCGGCCAGCCCGTGACCTGCGCCACCGGTCCCATCCTCTGGGGCGAGCCCGGCACCAACGGCCAGCACGCCTTCTACCAGCTCCTGCATCAGGGCACGACCGTGGTGCCCTGCGACTTCCTGGCCGCGGTCAACCCGCTGCACGACATCGGCGAGCACCACACCATCCTGCTGGCCAACTTCCTGGCTCAGACCGAGGCCCTCATGCGTGGGCGGACCCTTGAGGAGGCCGAAAGGGAGCTGTCCTCCCTGCCGCCGGACAAGCGGGCGGCCCTGGCCCCACACAAGGTCTTCCCCGGCAACCGCCCGACCAACTCCATCCTCTACGACCGCCTGACCCCGCGCGCCCTGGGCAGCCTCATCGCCATGTACGAGCACAAGATCTTTGTGCAGGGCAGCGTGTGGGGCGTCAACTCCTACGACCAGATGGGCGTGGAACTCGGCAAGCAGCTGGCCGGGGTCATCCTGCCGGAGCTGCAGGGCAAGGGCGCGGCAACGCACGACTCGTCCACCAGCGGCCTCCTCCGCTACTGCCTTGACCGGCGCAGGGCCTAG
- a CDS encoding MerR family transcriptional regulator — translation MLRPVTPAAEKRLRIGQVARHLGVEPYVLRFWEEEFPQLQAARTTKGQRYYTEEHVRLLEKIRHLLYVEKLTIKGARQKLEGAEAVHVPLEAIRRELEDIRRLLIRKP, via the coding sequence GTGCTCAGACCCGTAACGCCCGCCGCGGAAAAACGCCTGCGCATCGGCCAGGTCGCCAGACATCTTGGCGTCGAGCCCTATGTGCTGCGCTTCTGGGAGGAGGAGTTCCCCCAGCTCCAGGCCGCCCGGACGACCAAGGGCCAGCGGTATTACACCGAGGAGCATGTCCGCCTGCTGGAGAAGATCCGCCACCTGCTCTACGTTGAGAAGCTGACCATCAAGGGCGCCCGGCAGAAGCTGGAGGGCGCCGAGGCGGTTCATGTCCCGCTGGAAGCCATCCGGCGCGAGCTGGAGGACATCCGGCGCCTGCTCATCCGAAAACCCTGA
- a CDS encoding HDOD domain-containing protein, giving the protein MFEIASIHDRVREFLDEPGSDLPVFDRTALLVHQEASREDPDTDKVVNLIIQDQVLVAEVLKVANSSFFRGIKKISRIQDAVVRIGLREVVNCVMMATQRKNYASRNPFVQQYTSTLWRHSVACAFGAQWLAKRCGYEDLAPEAFIAGLIHDVGKLLVLKALVSVGEKDRGAPRITRTAADEFVDAMHPECGFLLLEKWNLPEPYCVVCRDHHRQDYDTSNLLLVLVRLSNLVCMKLGIGLRQDPGLILVTCSEAGLLGLTDITLAELEIAVEDHVAKTEI; this is encoded by the coding sequence ATGTTCGAAATAGCATCCATTCACGACCGCGTCCGGGAATTCCTGGACGAGCCGGGGAGCGACCTCCCCGTTTTCGATCGCACGGCGCTGCTCGTCCATCAGGAGGCGTCCAGGGAGGACCCGGACACGGACAAGGTCGTGAACCTCATCATCCAGGACCAGGTGCTGGTGGCCGAGGTCCTCAAGGTCGCCAACTCCTCGTTTTTCCGCGGCATCAAGAAGATCAGCCGCATCCAGGACGCCGTGGTCCGCATCGGCCTGCGGGAGGTGGTCAACTGCGTCATGATGGCCACGCAGCGCAAGAACTACGCGTCGCGCAATCCCTTCGTGCAGCAGTACACCAGCACCCTCTGGAGGCACTCCGTGGCCTGCGCCTTCGGCGCCCAGTGGCTGGCCAAGCGCTGCGGCTACGAGGACCTCGCGCCCGAAGCCTTCATCGCCGGGCTTATCCACGACGTGGGAAAACTCCTGGTGCTCAAGGCCCTGGTCTCCGTCGGCGAGAAGGACCGAGGCGCCCCCCGCATCACCAGGACGGCGGCCGATGAGTTCGTTGACGCCATGCACCCCGAATGCGGCTTCCTGCTGCTCGAAAAATGGAATCTGCCGGAGCCCTACTGCGTGGTCTGCCGCGACCATCACCGCCAGGACTACGACACGTCGAACCTTCTGCTCGTCCTTGTCAGGCTGTCCAACCTCGTCTGCATGAAGCTCGGCATCGGCCTGCGGCAGGACCCCGGCCTGATCCTGGTGACGTGCAGCGAAGCCGGACTGCTGGGCCTGACCGACATTACCCTGGCCGAACTCGAGATCGCCGTGGAAGACCACGTCGCCAAAACGGAAATCTAA